One genomic region from Phoenix dactylifera cultivar Barhee BC4 unplaced genomic scaffold, palm_55x_up_171113_PBpolish2nd_filt_p 000046F, whole genome shotgun sequence encodes:
- the LOC120104585 gene encoding cellulose synthase A catalytic subunit 5 [UDP-forming]-like, whose amino-acid sequence MDTGGWLVAGSRNRNEFVVINADDFGRVSSVQDSNGQNCQICGDDIEILEEEKEPFVACNECAFPVCRTCYEYERREGSQSCPQCKTRYKRRKGSARVEGDEEEDGDDDIEKEFSFGNFDTKETPSVSLSKLHSQLRIGQGSFTGSGIGTSSVHNPSFYTDTNIPLLTYGEEAGGISSDHHAFVIHPYVTQIHSRPTAGSSVSTQSRPINPDKDIAVYGYGTVAWKDRIDDWKKKQLTKLQRPQLEGGDGGGLDGDGLDNPDLPKSDESRQPLSRKLPIASSKINPYRIIILLRLVILGFFFHYRLRHPVPDAYGLWLTSVICEIWFAISWILDQFPKWYPVERETYLDRLSLRYEKEGKPSELADIDIFVSTVDPMKEPPLITANTVLSILAVDYPVDKVSCYVSDDGAAMLTFEALSETSEFARRWVPFCKKFNIEPRAPEWYFARKIDYLKDKVHPDFVRERRAMKREYEEFKVRINVLVAMAQKVPEEGWIMQDGTPWPGNSVRDHPGIIQVFLGHNGVLDEAGNELPCLVYVSREKRPGYNHHKKAGAMNALVRVSAVLSNAPYILNVDCDHYINNSKALREAMCFMMDPISGKKVCYVQFPQRFDGIDRHDRYSNRNVVFFDINMKGLDGIQGPIYVGTGCVFRRQALYGFDAPIKEKPPGKTCNCWPKWCCCCCGSKRKNRRGKQKQERKKTKTEHRESSTQVHALEISKEEAKGQESENSALVPREKLEKRFGQSSVFIASTLGENGGIAEGVSFASCLSEALHVISCGYEDKTEWGKEVGWIYGSVTEDILTGFKMHCHGWRSVYCIPKRAAFKGSGPINLSDRLHQVLQWALGSVEIFLSKHCPIWYGYRGGLKWLARFSYVNSVVYPWTSIPLVAYCTLPAICLLTGKFIVPEISIYASLVFIALFVSIAATGILEMQWGKASVDDWWRNEQFWVIGGVSSHLFALFRGLLKVLAGVDTNFTVTSKGGDDEEFAELYLFKWTSLLIPPLTLLILNCIGVVAGISNAITRGYESWGPLFGRLFFAIWVIMHLYPFLRGITGKQDRLPTIIIVWSTLLASICSLLWVRVNPFTSKYDGPVLEVCGLDCD is encoded by the exons ATGGATACGGGAGGGTGGCTTGTCGCGGGCTCTCGGAACCGGAACGAGTTCGTGGTCATCAATGCAGATGATTTCGGTCGCGTAAGT TCTGTCCAAGATTCCAATGGGCAGAACTGCCAGATATGTGGAGATGATATCGAGATAttagaggaagaaaaggagccCTTTGTCGCCTGCAATGAGTGTGCCTTCCCTGTGTGCAGGACTTGCTATGAGTATGAGAGACGTGAGGGCAGTCAGTCCTGTCCCCAGTGCAAGACCCGATACAAGCGCCGCAAAG GTAGTGCAAGAGTAGAGGGTGAcgaggaagaagatggtgatgatgatattgagaAAGAATTCAGTTTTGGTAATTTTGATACAAAGGAAACACCGAGCGTATCTTTGTCAAAGCTTCACAGCCAGCTTAGGATTGGACAGGGCTCTTTCACTGGGTCAGGGATTGGCACCTCCAGTGTCCACAATCCTAGTTTCTATACTGACACCAATATCCCACTTCTAACATATGGTGAAGAG GCTGGTGGAATTTCTTCTGATCACCATGCTTTTGTTATTCATCCATATGTGACACAAATTCATTCAAGGCCTACTGCAGGATCATCTGTCTCTA CGCAATCTAGGCCTATAAACCCTGATAAAGACATAGCAGTGTATGGCTATGGAACTGTCGCATGGAAGGATAGAATTGATGACTGGAAGAAAAAGCAGCTTACTAAACTGCAAAGGCCTCAGCTTGAAGGTGGGGATGGTGGTGGCCTTGATGGAGATGGGCTAGATAACCCTGATTTGCCAAA GTCGGATGAAAGCAGACAACCATTGTCAAGGAAGCTACCCATTGCTTCCAGCAAGATAAACCCATACAGGATTATAATTTTGCTGAGGCTTGTCATACTTGGCTTCTTTTTCCATTATAGACTTCGGCATCCAGTTCCAGATGCTTATGGATTGTGGCTGACATCAGTTATATGTGAAATATGGTTCGCAATTTCATGGATTTTGGATCAATTCCCGAAATGGTATCCTGTAGAACGAGAGACATATTTGGATCGCCTATCGCTGAG GtatgagaaagaaggaaaaccaTCTGAGTTAGCAGATATTGACATATTTGTAAGCACAGTTGATCCTATGAAAGAACCTCCACTTATCACTGCAAATACAGTTTTATCCATTCTGGCTGTGGATTATCCTGTTGATAAAGTTTCGTGCTACGTCTCGGATGATGGTGCTGCCATGCTTACCTTTGAAGCACTTTCTGAAACTTCTGAATTTGCCAGGAGATGGGTCCCATTCTGCAAAAAGTTCAACATTGAGCCTCGTGCTCCTGAATGGTACTTTGCTCGGAAAATTGACTATCTAAAAGATAAAGTTCATCCAGATTTCGTGAGGGAGCGGCGTGCAATGAAG AGAGAATATGAGGAATTTAAGGTTCGTATCAATGTATTAGTGGCCATGGCACAAAAAGTTCCTGAAGAAGGCTGGATAATGCAGGATGGAACTCCATGGCCTGGAAACAGTGTACGGGACCATCCAGGAATTATCCAG GTCTTTCTAGGTCATAATGGTGTGCTTGATGAGGCGGGAAATGAGCTCCCGTGTTTGGTCTATGTCTCTCGTGAGAAAAGACCAGGATATAATCACCACAAAAAAGCTGGTGCCATGAATGCTTTG GTGCGAGTGTCCGCTGTTCTCTCAAATGCCCCTTACATTTTGAATGTTGACTGTGACCATTATATAAACAATAGCAAGGCCCTGCGAGAAGCCATGTGCTTTATGATGGATCCCATATCAGGAAAGAAAGTTTGCTACGTGCAATTTCCTCAGAGATTTGATGGAATTGATAGGCATGACAGATATTCAAATCGAAATGTTGTGTTTTTTGAT ATCAACATGAAAGGCCTTGATGGGATCCAGGGACCAATCTATGTTGGGACAGGATGCGTTTTCAGAAGGCAAGCTCTATATGGATTTGATGCTCCTATTAAGGAGAAGCCCCCAGGAAAAACCTGCAATTGTTGGCCGAAATGgtgctgctgttgctgtggaTCTAAAAGGAAGAATAGGAGAGGGAAACAAAagcaggagaggaagaagacaaaGACAGAGCATAGAGAGTCATCTACTCAAGTACATGCACTTGAGATAAGTAAAGAGGAAGCTAAAG GACAAGAAAGCGAGAACTCAGCCTTGGTGCCTCGGGAAAAGCTTGAGAAAAGATTTGGGCAATCATCTGTGTTCATAGCTTCCACACTTGGGGAAAATGGTGGAATTGCAGAGGGTGTCAGTTTTGCTTCGTGTCTAAGTGAGGCCTTGCATGTAATTAGCTGTGGTTATGAAGATAAAACTGAATGGGGAAAGGAG GTTGGCTGGATATATGGATCTGTTACAGAGGATATTCTTACAGGTTTCAAGATGCATTGCCATGGCTGGCGCTCTGTTTACTGCATTCCTAAGAGAGCAGCATTTAAAGGGTCTGGTCCAATTAACCTCTCCGACCGTCTTCATCAAGTCTTGCAGTGGGCCCTTGGATCCGTTGAGATTTTTCTGAGCAAGCACTGCCCTATATGGTATGGCTATAGAGGTGGTTTGAAGTGGTTGGCGCGGTTTTCCTATGTAAACTCAGTTGTCTATCCTTGGACATCGATTCCCTTGGTCGCGTACTGTACCTTGCCAGCAATCTGTCTTCTCACCGGGAAGTTTATTGTACCCGAG ATCAGCATCTATGCCAGCTTAGTATTCATAGCTCTCTTTGTCTCCATTGCTGCAACTGGTATCCTTGAGATGCAATGGGGAAAAGCGAGTGTTGACGACTGGTGGAGGAACGAGCAATTCTGGGTGATCGGTGGCGTCTCATCACATCTCTTCGCTCTCTTCCGGGGTCTCCTAAAGGTTCTAGCCGGAGTTGACACCAACTTCACTGTCACATCCAAAGGAGGAGATGACGAAGAATTTGCAGAGCTTTATCTCTTCAAGTGGACCTCCTTACTGATCCCTCCCTTGACGCTGCTTATACTCAATTGCATCGGGGTTGTGGCTGGGATCTCCAACGCTATTACCCGTGGGTATGAATCATGGGGTCCACTCTTTGGTAGACTCTTCTTTGCCATCTGGGTCATCATGCATCTGTATCCATTCCTGAGAGGAATCACTGGGAAGCAGGATAGACTGCCCACCATCATCATTGTTTGGTCTACGTTACTTGCTTCGATTTGTTCGCTGCTATGGGTTCGGGTGAACCCATTCACCAGTAAATATGATGGGCCTGTATTAGAAGTTTGCGGGCTAGATTGTGATTGA
- the LOC120104619 gene encoding uncharacterized protein Mb2253c-like — translation MGSRGAGLILTSPNGVVTEQVLRFEFSVSNNEAEYEALIVGLKLANELKVEDLKVFSDSQLVVSQILRDFETREPSMQRYLQKVRDFTSILGSFNIQHIFRTENLRADQLLKLATSCMSELPKATVLENLQMPSTEEPEPTLCIETKPS, via the coding sequence ATGGGTAGTCGCGGAGCAGGcctcattctcaccagcccAAATGGGGTAGTCACGGAGCAGGTTCTACGCTTCGAGTTCTCCGTCTCGAACAATGAAGCAGAGTACGAGGCGCTCATTGTCGGGCTCAAATTGGCAAACGAGCTGAAAGTAGAGGACCTAAAGGTCTTCAGTGATTCccaactggtcgtgagccaGATCTTGAGAGACTTTGAAACAAGAGAGCCATCGATGCAgagatatctccaaaaggtgcgagacTTTACGTCCATCTTGGGCTCCTTCAATATCCAGCACATTTTCAGAACAGAGAACCTAAGGGCAGACCAACTGTTGAAGCTGGCGACCTCCTGCATGAGCGAGCTCCCTAAGGCAACAGTACTCGAAAACCTCCAAATGCCCAGCACAGAGGAGCCCGAGccaaccctctgcatcgagaccAAGCCGAGCTAG